The following coding sequences lie in one Cupriavidus taiwanensis LMG 19424 genomic window:
- a CDS encoding IS4 family transposase, with protein MSNESGAWVDEEFESLDLGDPGRDRRAKELLKRFAALPTASIPGACDDWSQTIAAYRFLGNEQIDWRDVMQPHWERTAARAAQFPVVLCIADTTELNFNGQEIDGLGPLTYEAQRGMFLHPTYAVTPDREPLGVIDAWMWAREPKDADGNRGGIKESVRWIEGYERVAEQAALLPQTRLVYVTDREGDIAELMARAQELGQPADWLIRSQHNRNLAEGGKLWDSVDASPVLGEITFILPGRAGQKAREVKQELRAQRMKLPGLVGAEFTCVAAREIEAPAGVKPVVWRLVTNREAQDADAVNELVEWYRARWEIEMFFHVLKTGCKVEALQLSHMDRVERALALYMVVAWRIARLMRLGRTCPDLDASLFFDADEIRGAYVLSKKARPKTPVTLNQMIRLVASLGGFLGRKNDGEPGAKTIWIGMQRTMDAALTIQTLREES; from the coding sequence ATGAGCAACGAGTCGGGGGCATGGGTGGACGAGGAATTCGAGAGTCTGGATCTTGGTGATCCGGGGCGGGATCGGCGCGCCAAGGAGCTGCTCAAGCGGTTTGCGGCTCTGCCGACGGCGAGCATCCCCGGCGCATGCGATGACTGGTCGCAAACCATCGCGGCATATCGGTTTCTCGGCAATGAGCAGATCGATTGGCGGGACGTAATGCAGCCGCATTGGGAGCGCACTGCAGCGAGGGCCGCGCAGTTTCCGGTGGTGCTGTGCATCGCTGATACAACCGAATTGAACTTTAATGGCCAGGAGATCGACGGGCTGGGTCCGTTGACCTATGAAGCCCAGCGGGGCATGTTTTTGCATCCGACCTACGCGGTGACGCCTGACCGCGAGCCGCTGGGGGTGATCGATGCCTGGATGTGGGCTCGGGAGCCCAAGGACGCCGATGGCAACCGGGGCGGGATCAAGGAAAGCGTACGCTGGATTGAAGGATATGAACGGGTTGCGGAGCAAGCCGCGCTATTGCCGCAGACACGGCTGGTGTATGTGACAGACCGCGAGGGTGATATTGCCGAGTTGATGGCGCGCGCCCAGGAACTTGGCCAACCGGCCGACTGGTTGATCCGCAGCCAACACAACCGCAACCTGGCCGAGGGCGGCAAGTTGTGGGATAGCGTCGACGCCAGCCCGGTACTCGGGGAAATCACCTTTATCTTGCCAGGGCGAGCAGGCCAGAAGGCGCGCGAGGTCAAACAGGAACTACGCGCCCAGCGTATGAAGCTGCCGGGTCTGGTCGGAGCGGAGTTCACCTGTGTGGCGGCAAGGGAGATCGAAGCGCCCGCAGGCGTCAAGCCAGTGGTTTGGCGATTGGTGACGAACCGAGAAGCGCAGGACGCTGATGCGGTCAACGAACTTGTTGAATGGTATCGGGCAAGGTGGGAGATCGAGATGTTCTTCCATGTCCTGAAGACCGGCTGCAAGGTCGAGGCGCTACAGCTATCGCACATGGATCGTGTGGAGCGGGCCTTGGCGTTGTATATGGTGGTGGCATGGCGCATTGCCCGCCTGATGCGGTTGGGCAGAACCTGTCCGGATCTGGATGCGTCGCTGTTCTTCGATGCCGACGAGATTCGGGGGGCATACGTGCTCTCCAAGAAAGCTCGCCCGAAGACACCGGTCACACTCAATCAGATGATTCGGTTGGTTGCTTCCCTGGGCGGGTTCCTTGGGCGGAAGAACGATGGCG
- a CDS encoding extracellular catalytic domain type 1 short-chain-length polyhydroxyalkanoate depolymerase, whose amino-acid sequence MLGAFSLHAATAGPGAWSSEQTWASDAVNGGNLTGYFYWPASQPSTPNGKRALVLVLHGCLQTASGDVINNASGTGFNWKSIGDQYGAVILAPNASGNVYFKHCWDYANASPSRTAGHVGVLLDLVNRFVANAQYAIDPNQVYVAGLSSGGGMSMVLGCIAPDIFAGVGINAGPTPGTTTAQIGFVPSGYTATTAGNKCKQWAGSNVGKFTSQIAGAVWGTSDYTVAPAYGPIAASAFRQLYGGSFTQGSKVSIAGGGTNTPYIDSNGKVRTHEISVAGMAHAWPAGTGGNNTNYVDATHINYPDFVMDFWVKNNLRAGSGSGQAGSSPTGLAVAGTTLNTISLSWNAVTNANSYNLYRNGTKVGSSTSTSYTDLDLIAGTTYSYTVTAIDGTAGESQQSAAISATTKTSFSCTATTGTNYAHVQAGRAHDVGGGAYANGSNQSMGLNNLFYINTLAETAAGYYVIGNCP is encoded by the coding sequence ATGCTGGGAGCGTTTTCGCTGCATGCAGCGACGGCGGGTCCCGGAGCGTGGAGTAGCGAGCAGACGTGGGCATCGGATGCCGTCAATGGTGGAAACCTGACCGGCTATTTCTATTGGCCGGCGAGCCAGCCTTCCACGCCCAATGGCAAGCGAGCTCTAGTTCTAGTGCTACACGGATGCTTGCAGACTGCCTCCGGCGACGTGATCAATAATGCCAGTGGGACCGGGTTCAACTGGAAATCGATTGGCGATCAATACGGTGCTGTCATTCTTGCGCCTAACGCAAGCGGCAACGTGTACTTCAAGCATTGCTGGGACTATGCGAATGCGTCGCCAAGCCGAACCGCTGGACACGTGGGCGTACTGCTGGATCTAGTCAACCGCTTTGTTGCCAATGCCCAGTATGCGATCGATCCCAATCAGGTATACGTGGCGGGCCTATCCTCTGGAGGCGGCATGAGCATGGTCCTGGGCTGCATCGCCCCGGACATTTTTGCCGGCGTTGGCATCAATGCCGGTCCGACGCCGGGAACCACGACGGCCCAGATCGGCTTCGTACCTAGTGGCTATACCGCGACGACGGCAGGCAATAAATGTAAGCAATGGGCCGGATCCAACGTGGGTAAGTTCACCAGCCAGATTGCCGGCGCCGTATGGGGAACCTCGGACTACACGGTGGCGCCGGCATATGGCCCGATAGCAGCCTCGGCCTTCCGCCAGCTCTACGGCGGCAGCTTCACCCAGGGATCTAAGGTATCGATAGCAGGGGGCGGCACAAACACCCCTTATATCGATAGCAATGGCAAAGTGCGCACCCACGAAATATCGGTCGCGGGCATGGCACACGCATGGCCCGCTGGAACTGGCGGCAACAACACCAACTATGTCGATGCCACGCATATCAACTACCCTGACTTCGTGATGGACTTCTGGGTTAAGAACAATTTGCGTGCTGGAAGCGGGTCTGGACAGGCGGGTTCGTCGCCGACTGGGCTGGCGGTCGCCGGGACGACCCTCAACACAATATCGCTGTCGTGGAATGCCGTAACAAACGCCAACAGCTACAACCTTTACCGCAATGGCACGAAGGTGGGCTCGAGCACGTCGACGAGCTACACCGATTTGGACTTGATAGCGGGTACTACGTACAGCTACACTGTGACGGCGATCGACGGCACAGCAGGGGAAAGCCAGCAATCTGCTGCTATCTCGGCAACAACAAAGACGAGTTTTTCTTGTACGGCGACCACCGGCACAAACTATGCGCACGTGCAAGCCGGTCGGGCACACGATGTCGGGGGGGGGGCTTACGCGAATGGCTCGAACCAAAGCATGGGATTAAATAATCTTTTCTATATCAACACTCTGGCTGAGACAGCCGCCGGATACTATGTGATTGGCAATTGCCCATAA
- a CDS encoding IS5 family transposase gives MKQTDLGLNLSTKRTRKREFLDEMNRVVPWADLVMLIAPYAPEGKRGRPPFAVEAMLRIHFLQQWFGLSDPAMEEALHDVPLYREFAGLDNWTVRLPDESTILRFRHLLEKHKLAAQILALVNDILRDKGLMLRAGTVVDATLISAPSSTKNGSGERDPEMHQSKKGNQWYFGMKAHIGVDAESGLVHTVRGTAGKVNDVVEGNSLLHGEETDAFGDAGYQGVEKRPDARAGVNWHVAMKPGKRRVLDQSKPLGALVDQVERIKAGIRAKVEHPFRVIKRQFGYTKVRYRGLRKNTAQLMTLFALSNLWMARGKLLAAGA, from the coding sequence ATGAAACAAACTGACCTTGGACTGAACTTGTCGACCAAGCGCACCCGCAAGCGCGAATTCCTGGACGAGATGAACCGTGTGGTGCCATGGGCCGATCTGGTGATGCTGATCGCTCCGTACGCCCCGGAAGGCAAGCGCGGCCGTCCCCCGTTCGCGGTCGAGGCAATGCTGCGCATCCACTTCCTTCAGCAATGGTTCGGCCTGTCGGACCCGGCGATGGAAGAAGCGCTGCACGACGTGCCGCTGTATCGGGAGTTCGCCGGGCTGGACAACTGGACGGTGAGGCTGCCCGACGAGAGCACCATCCTGCGGTTCCGTCACCTGCTGGAGAAGCACAAGCTGGCCGCTCAGATCCTCGCGCTGGTCAACGACATCCTTCGCGACAAGGGATTGATGCTGCGCGCGGGCACGGTGGTGGACGCGACACTGATCAGCGCACCGAGTTCGACCAAGAATGGGTCGGGCGAACGCGACCCAGAGATGCACCAGAGCAAGAAAGGAAACCAGTGGTATTTCGGCATGAAAGCGCACATTGGCGTGGACGCCGAAAGCGGGCTGGTGCACACGGTGCGGGGCACGGCGGGCAAGGTCAACGACGTGGTTGAGGGCAACAGCCTGCTGCATGGAGAGGAAACCGACGCGTTCGGCGATGCGGGCTATCAGGGCGTGGAGAAGCGTCCGGACGCGCGGGCGGGCGTGAACTGGCACGTAGCGATGAAGCCAGGCAAACGTCGCGTCCTGGACCAAAGCAAACCACTTGGCGCGCTCGTCGATCAGGTCGAGCGAATCAAGGCGGGCATCCGGGCCAAGGTCGAGCATCCGTTCCGGGTCATCAAGCGGCAGTTCGGCTACACCAAGGTCCGCTATCGAGGGCTGAGGAAGAACACCGCGCAACTCATGACCTTGTTCGCACTGTCCAACTTGTGGATGGCGCGCGGCAAACTGCTGGCTGCCGGGGCATGA
- the tnpA gene encoding IS66-like element accessory protein TnpA, which yields MEIKARGRRRGSKNYSKEFRTQVVAETLDPASSLAEVARSHGLNANLVSKWRRDYERAATSASEPSELFLPVQIASPPRPEPIGSTGLVIECRGMRVSFEGKPEPDVLQLVLASLLGVGS from the coding sequence ATGGAAATCAAGGCGCGGGGTCGCCGGCGAGGCTCCAAGAACTACTCGAAGGAATTCCGCACGCAGGTCGTGGCGGAAACGCTGGACCCGGCAAGCTCACTGGCAGAAGTTGCGCGCTCGCATGGCCTGAACGCGAATCTCGTGTCGAAGTGGCGGCGGGATTATGAGCGAGCTGCGACGTCAGCATCCGAGCCTTCGGAATTATTCCTGCCCGTTCAGATAGCATCGCCGCCGAGGCCGGAGCCGATTGGATCGACCGGGCTCGTCATCGAATGTCGTGGCATGCGTGTGAGTTTCGAAGGCAAGCCCGAGCCTGATGTCCTGCAGCTCGTGCTGGCGAGCTTGCTGGGAGTGGGTTCGTGA
- a CDS encoding IS4 family transposase → MSNESGAWVDEEFESLDLGDPRRDRRAKELLKRFAALPTASIPGACDDWSQTIAAYRFLGNEQIDWRDVMQPHWERTAARAAQFPVVLCIADTTELNFNGQEIDGLGPLTYEAQRGMFLHPTYAVTPDREPLGVIDAWMWAREPKDADGNRGGIKESVRWIEGYERVAEQAALLPQTRLVYMTDREGDIAELMARAQELGQPADWLIRSQHNRNLAEGGKLWDSVDASPVLGEITFILPGRAGQKAREVKQELRAQRMKLPGLVGAEFTCVAAREIEAPAGVKPVVWRLVTNREAQDADAVNELVEWYRARWEIEMFFHVLKTGCKVEALQLSHMDRVERALALYMVVAWRIARLMRLGRTCPDLDASLFFDADEIRGAYVLSKKARPKTPVTLNQMIRLVASLGGFLGRKNDGEPGAKTIWIGMQRTMDAALTIQTLREES, encoded by the coding sequence ATGAGCAACGAGTCGGGGGCATGGGTGGACGAGGAATTCGAGAGTCTGGATCTTGGTGATCCGCGGCGGGATCGGCGCGCCAAGGAGCTGCTCAAGCGGTTTGCGGCTCTGCCGACGGCGAGCATCCCCGGCGCATGCGATGACTGGTCGCAAACCATCGCGGCATATCGGTTTCTCGGCAATGAGCAGATCGATTGGCGGGACGTAATGCAGCCGCATTGGGAGCGCACTGCAGCGAGGGCCGCGCAGTTTCCGGTGGTGCTGTGCATCGCTGATACAACCGAATTGAACTTTAATGGCCAGGAGATCGACGGGCTGGGTCCGTTGACCTATGAAGCCCAGCGGGGCATGTTTTTGCATCCGACCTACGCGGTGACGCCTGACCGCGAGCCGCTGGGGGTGATCGATGCCTGGATGTGGGCTCGGGAGCCCAAGGACGCCGATGGCAACCGGGGCGGGATCAAGGAAAGCGTACGCTGGATTGAAGGATATGAACGGGTTGCGGAGCAAGCCGCGCTATTGCCGCAGACACGGCTGGTGTATATGACAGACCGCGAGGGTGATATTGCCGAGTTGATGGCGCGCGCCCAGGAACTTGGCCAACCGGCCGACTGGTTGATCCGCAGCCAACACAACCGCAACCTGGCCGAGGGCGGCAAGTTGTGGGATAGCGTCGACGCCAGCCCGGTACTCGGGGAAATCACCTTTATCTTGCCAGGGCGAGCAGGCCAGAAGGCGCGCGAGGTCAAACAGGAACTACGCGCCCAGCGTATGAAGCTGCCGGGTCTGGTCGGAGCGGAGTTCACCTGTGTGGCGGCAAGGGAGATCGAAGCGCCCGCAGGCGTCAAGCCAGTGGTTTGGCGATTGGTGACGAACCGAGAAGCGCAGGACGCTGATGCGGTCAACGAACTTGTTGAATGGTATCGGGCAAGGTGGGAGATCGAGATGTTCTTCCATGTCCTGAAGACCGGCTGCAAGGTCGAGGCGCTACAGCTATCGCACATGGATCGTGTGGAGCGGGCCTTGGCGTTGTATATGGTGGTGGCATGGCGCATTGCCCGCTTGATGCGGTTGGGCAGAACCTGTCCGGATCTGGATGCGTCGCTGTTCTTCGATGCCGACGAGATTCGGGGGGCATACGTGCTCTCCAAGAAAGCTCGCCCGAAGACACCGGTCACACTCAATCAGATGATTCGGTTGGTTGCTTCCCTGGGCGGGTTCCTTGGGCGGAAGAACGATGGCGAGCCCGGCGCCAAGACGATCTGGATCGGCATGCAGCGAACCATGGACGCCGCGCTCACTATTCAAACACTGAGGGAAGAGTCATGA
- the tnpB gene encoding IS66 family insertion sequence element accessory protein TnpB (TnpB, as the term is used for proteins encoded by IS66 family insertion elements, is considered an accessory protein, since TnpC, encoded by a neighboring gene, is a DDE family transposase.), giving the protein MPGLPAGTRVWLAAGVTDMRSGFNSLAAKVQTVLERDPFSGHVFVFRGRRGDLVKVLWWSGDGMCLLMKRLERGRFVWPRADGGVVSLSQAQLSMLLEGIDWRQPVRTAEPISAL; this is encoded by the coding sequence ATGCCGGGCCTTCCCGCTGGAACGCGGGTGTGGCTGGCTGCTGGTGTGACCGATATGCGCTCTGGCTTCAACAGCCTGGCCGCGAAGGTGCAGACCGTGCTAGAGCGGGACCCGTTCAGCGGCCACGTGTTTGTGTTCCGTGGCCGACGAGGCGATCTGGTCAAGGTGCTTTGGTGGAGCGGTGATGGCATGTGTCTGCTGATGAAACGGCTTGAACGCGGCCGCTTCGTCTGGCCTCGTGCGGATGGAGGTGTCGTCAGCCTGAGCCAGGCGCAGCTCTCAATGCTGCTGGAAGGCATCGACTGGCGACAGCCGGTGCGCACGGCGGAGCCGATCTCGGCGTTGTAA
- the tnpC gene encoding IS66 family transposase, translating to MTTANAYPDDIEALKALLLERDARIGHLQDVVESQKAATATDKAEIEHLKLLIAKLRRMQFGRRSEKLDRQIEQLELRLEELEADEGAAPIEIHRTPRTAPEQVQRKPLPEHLPREFQTHWPESRDTCTACGAPMKQLGEDVSEQLEYVPASFRVIRHVRPKLACSCCDHIAQAAAPSRPIERGMAGPGLLAHVLVAKFADHLPLYRQSVIYAREGVELDRSLLAKWVGHSAALLQPLVDTLRRHVMAATKLHADDTPVPVLAPGNGKTKTGRLWVYVRDDRTSGDATPPAVWFAYTPDRKGIHPQQHLESFNGTLQADAYGGYQAIYETGRVAEAACWAHARRQFYELYAARPNSLNTEALERIGALYKIEEQIRGKPPDVRQAYRQAQARPLLDQLHAWLRATLETLSRKSDTSRAILYALNRWEALTRYCDDGRLEIDNLPVERALRGVAIGRRNYLFAGADSGGERAAAIYSLIGTAKLNGVDPEAYLRFVLARIADHPINRVDELMPWVVTEQLVTPA from the coding sequence ATGACGACGGCGAACGCGTACCCGGACGACATCGAAGCGCTCAAAGCCCTCTTGCTGGAGCGCGATGCCCGCATCGGGCATCTGCAAGACGTGGTCGAATCGCAGAAGGCAGCGACGGCAACGGACAAGGCGGAGATCGAGCATCTCAAGTTGCTGATTGCAAAGCTGCGCCGCATGCAGTTCGGCCGTCGCTCGGAGAAGCTGGACCGCCAGATCGAACAGCTCGAACTTCGCCTAGAAGAACTCGAGGCCGACGAAGGTGCCGCACCCATCGAGATCCACAGGACGCCGCGTACGGCACCGGAACAGGTACAACGTAAGCCGTTGCCAGAACACCTGCCGCGCGAGTTCCAGACTCATTGGCCCGAATCACGTGATACCTGCACGGCATGCGGTGCGCCGATGAAGCAGCTTGGCGAGGATGTCTCCGAACAGCTCGAATATGTGCCAGCGAGCTTCCGGGTCATCCGGCATGTGCGACCCAAGCTGGCGTGTTCATGCTGCGATCACATCGCCCAGGCTGCTGCGCCGAGCCGCCCCATCGAGCGAGGCATGGCTGGCCCGGGACTGCTGGCCCACGTGCTGGTCGCGAAGTTCGCGGATCACCTGCCGCTCTACCGACAGTCGGTGATCTATGCGCGTGAAGGCGTCGAGCTGGATCGCTCGTTGCTGGCGAAGTGGGTTGGTCACAGTGCGGCGCTGCTGCAACCACTCGTCGACACACTGCGTCGACACGTCATGGCGGCGACGAAGCTCCATGCCGACGATACGCCAGTGCCGGTGCTCGCGCCAGGCAATGGCAAGACTAAAACTGGACGCTTGTGGGTGTATGTGCGTGACGACCGGACGTCGGGCGATGCTACTCCGCCGGCCGTCTGGTTTGCCTATACGCCGGACCGCAAGGGCATCCACCCGCAGCAGCATCTTGAATCGTTCAACGGGACGTTGCAGGCCGATGCCTACGGCGGCTACCAGGCGATCTACGAAACGGGACGGGTTGCCGAAGCAGCGTGCTGGGCCCATGCCCGGCGGCAGTTCTACGAATTGTATGCAGCTCGCCCCAATTCCTTGAATACCGAGGCCCTGGAACGCATCGGCGCGCTCTACAAGATCGAAGAGCAGATCCGGGGCAAACCACCCGATGTGCGCCAGGCGTATCGACAGGCGCAAGCGCGTCCACTACTCGATCAACTCCACGCGTGGCTGAGAGCCACGTTGGAGACGCTCTCGCGCAAATCTGACACGAGTCGAGCGATCCTGTACGCACTGAACCGGTGGGAGGCGCTCACGCGCTATTGCGACGACGGACGACTGGAGATCGACAACCTGCCGGTCGAACGTGCGCTGCGCGGGGTGGCCATCGGAAGACGTAATTACCTGTTCGCGGGTGCTGACTCAGGTGGGGAACGCGCCGCTGCAATTTACAGCCTGATCGGCACGGCAAAACTCAACGGCGTCGATCCCGAGGCTTACCTACGCTTCGTGCTCGCACGCATCGCGGATCACCCGATCAACCGCGTCGACGAACTCATGCCGTGGGTCGTCACTGAGCAACTGGTTACGCCAGCGTAA